One window from the genome of Bacteroidota bacterium encodes:
- a CDS encoding DUF4147 domain-containing protein has product MSAYSKTAALKQEVERIFREALVSHNPSVIVYNALREHHSKLKDYKSVEIVATGKSAVDMAKGALRFFGDRVSRGLIITNSDEPQEIPPFEILVSSHPLPDERSLFAGERLIGFCRTVPPDSLLIYLLSGGTSAMAVAPVDGITLEDKRRLTAILMNGGIEIENLNEVRTSVSKIKGGGLLNFINTEHILNLIISDVLSDDVRVIGSGMLVPSEADTGKTRDILQRFSDDTDAGFIDRILKTLQKTDASIQKSKFIPETRIIDSNRKFLHTLADFASESKMEFVVCDDPLTGNVEEAATAFFEKCRITKERRRISGLPFLIIAGAEPGVTVKGEGTGGRACEFAMRFSRLIAGREAVLLAAGTDGKDGTTSFAGAVIDGDTFPESLKEGLDFDRYLNSSNSGEWIARTGSAVRTGHTGVNLTDILIYGELE; this is encoded by the coding sequence TTGAGCGCGTATAGTAAAACGGCTGCTTTGAAGCAGGAGGTCGAAAGAATATTCCGGGAGGCGTTAGTCTCTCACAATCCTTCTGTAATCGTTTATAATGCTCTTAGGGAACACCATTCGAAGCTTAAGGATTACAAGAGTGTTGAAATAGTCGCGACGGGAAAATCTGCTGTTGACATGGCCAAAGGTGCCCTCAGATTTTTTGGTGACAGAGTTTCACGAGGACTGATAATCACCAATTCAGACGAACCGCAGGAAATTCCCCCCTTCGAAATTCTGGTTTCATCACATCCTCTTCCTGATGAAAGAAGTCTTTTTGCCGGTGAAAGACTGATCGGGTTTTGTAGAACCGTCCCGCCTGATTCCCTCTTAATCTACCTTCTGTCGGGTGGCACCTCAGCAATGGCCGTTGCACCGGTGGATGGTATAACTCTTGAAGATAAACGCCGGCTCACAGCGATTTTGATGAACGGGGGGATCGAAATTGAAAACTTGAACGAGGTCAGGACTTCTGTTTCAAAAATAAAGGGCGGGGGATTGCTCAATTTTATTAATACAGAACATATTCTTAATCTCATTATTTCGGATGTATTGTCCGATGATGTGAGGGTTATCGGGTCGGGGATGCTGGTTCCTTCCGAGGCAGATACCGGAAAGACAAGAGATATTCTGCAAAGGTTTTCGGATGATACCGATGCCGGATTTATCGACCGGATATTAAAAACTCTTCAAAAAACAGATGCATCCATCCAAAAATCAAAATTCATCCCTGAAACAAGGATCATCGATTCGAACAGAAAATTTCTTCATACTCTGGCAGATTTTGCATCAGAATCGAAGATGGAATTTGTGGTCTGCGACGATCCTCTAACAGGCAATGTTGAAGAGGCGGCTACTGCTTTCTTTGAAAAGTGCAGGATAACAAAAGAGAGGCGGAGAATCTCAGGATTGCCTTTTCTGATCATAGCCGGAGCTGAACCGGGTGTGACAGTAAAAGGAGAGGGAACCGGGGGAAGGGCATGCGAGTTCGCCATGAGGTTTTCAAGACTCATAGCCGGAAGGGAAGCGGTGCTTCTTGCCGCTGGTACAGATGGTAAAGATGGCACGACCTCTTTTGCCGGAGCTGTTATCGATGGCGACACTTTTCCGGAGAGTTTGAAAGAAGGTCTTGATTTTGACCGTTATCTTAATTCCAGCAATTCCGGTGAGTGGATTGCAAGGACAGGATCTGCAGTCAGGACGGGACATACAGGGGTGAATCTGACAGACATTCTGATATACGGAGAGTTGGAATAA
- a CDS encoding response regulator, with amino-acid sequence MQQVISTARFSYFPSIHKFIFDDDIQFPDGETDSFTGYFCDWIKSSLRAGSLRFYKEIDGTGFEFFILSIDEDLYRGVIQVSITKEAVSGSKNLKNSDSDREKGNLSEESKGRKKVLLVEDNEINKKVVESILSNLDLLLDHAWNGEEAIEKVAANDYDLILMDISMPVMDGYEATRRIRDMFPEPKSRTPVIALTAALRSESEARVAESGMNGYIGKPIVSKELIAAVQSFLFEEPRFEFINNGSDDDIFIVDELVDLTYLKEVSNNDILFASDIVKSFLENSGPLLRELESSLGNDDIKRARELCHKFQPVLSYMGLKKIIPLMEKFHLNLQKPDINKHGQSLILEKIIKMTTEATGTLENIRKKMLERV; translated from the coding sequence ATGCAACAAGTCATTTCAACAGCAAGATTCAGCTACTTTCCTTCCATTCACAAATTCATTTTCGATGATGATATTCAATTTCCCGATGGTGAAACAGACAGTTTCACAGGTTATTTTTGTGACTGGATAAAATCATCACTAAGAGCCGGCTCGCTGCGTTTTTACAAAGAAATTGACGGTACAGGATTTGAGTTTTTTATTCTGTCGATCGATGAAGACCTCTACAGGGGAGTGATTCAGGTTTCAATTACGAAGGAGGCGGTTTCGGGTTCGAAAAATCTGAAAAACTCAGATTCTGACCGGGAAAAAGGAAACCTGTCAGAGGAATCGAAGGGAAGGAAAAAGGTACTTCTTGTGGAGGATAATGAAATTAACAAGAAAGTGGTGGAAAGCATTCTGTCAAACCTCGATCTGCTTCTCGATCATGCCTGGAATGGTGAGGAGGCGATAGAAAAAGTAGCTGCAAACGATTATGATTTGATTTTAATGGACATATCGATGCCGGTTATGGATGGTTACGAAGCCACCAGAAGAATCAGGGACATGTTTCCGGAACCGAAAAGTCGCACTCCGGTAATAGCATTGACGGCAGCGTTGAGGTCTGAAAGTGAAGCAAGGGTGGCTGAATCAGGCATGAATGGTTACATAGGAAAGCCGATTGTTTCAAAGGAACTGATTGCTGCTGTCCAATCCTTTCTGTTTGAAGAACCCCGTTTTGAATTCATTAACAACGGATCAGATGATGATATCTTTATTGTTGATGAGCTTGTCGATCTTACATACCTGAAGGAAGTATCTAATAATGACATTCTTTTTGCTTCAGATATTGTCAAGAGTTTTCTCGAAAATTCCGGACCTTTACTTCGTGAGTTGGAATCTTCCCTTGGGAATGATGACATTAAAAGGGCCAGAGAATTGTGCCACAAGTTTCAACCCGTTCTTTCATACATGGGATTAAAAAAGATTATTCCGCTGATGGAGAAATTTCATCTGAATCTTCAAAAGCCTGATATTAACAAGCACGGTCAGTCATTGATTCTTGAGAAGATAATTAAAATGACGACCGAGGCAACAGGAACTCTGGAGAATATTCGAAAGAAAATGCTTGAGCGCGTATAG
- a CDS encoding TonB-dependent receptor has translation MKINSIIFLVLLFTAGYVSQVSGQSMKMITVTGKILDSYNKEPVSAASVSVEGMKSGVISDEDGFFEIMLPENRKSVIHITHISYSTYTFHTTPDNGIPFNLLVYLIPKNLELGTVLVTGNHSHSKFEEIDNLKGSVEGVDLQKNLGLTLAATLKNEAGLAIRSMGPAPARPVIRGLGGDRILFAEDGVKTTDLSATSPDHALTIEPFSITRADIIRGPRTIIFSPVTIGGVVNVIRHDIPVEKSDGFSGTAGSYYESANNGLLFGGNAEYGFGSMVVKGSITSRKSGDLRTPAGNLKNSFSDATGMSLGASYLGDFGYAGYSYRSMEMDYGIPGGFVGAHPNGVRISIFRNVYSAKASFNVNSSLIHNATFHVNRSFYRHKEYERNDLIGAEFSITDYTGFMNFEHHLFGFNEDGVIGASGQYRDFETGGFVFTPKSQSKNLSFYFWQPFNYNGLSIEFGGRVNYDIISPEKAKKADIGDIRERDFVTYSLALSGIYGITDELFAGVNLSRSSRVPTIEELFSEGPHLAAYSYETGNPDLASEAGAGIELFSYYKLDNFYTLVNIYYYNLADFIIPRNTGRINYQTFLPVYTTQGVSAKISGVEFQSELKYSPSFTFLVKASFTRGEMADGGKLPQIPPAKLYLEASYKMFEATTLELSAEIAAAQEETDTFETPTAGYISVNTNFHRSFSIGRFTGLLSIGIDNIFDAEYRNHLSRVKSIMPETGRNLRTTLKYYFF, from the coding sequence ATGAAAATTAACAGCATTATTTTTTTAGTTCTCCTTTTTACTGCGGGTTATGTCAGTCAGGTTTCGGGACAATCGATGAAAATGATAACGGTGACGGGAAAAATACTGGACTCATACAACAAGGAGCCGGTATCCGCCGCTTCTGTGAGTGTAGAAGGAATGAAGTCAGGCGTGATATCTGATGAAGACGGTTTTTTTGAGATCATGCTCCCGGAAAATAGAAAGTCTGTGATTCACATTACTCACATCAGTTATTCTACATATACATTTCATACCACCCCCGACAATGGTATACCTTTCAATCTGCTGGTATATCTGATCCCGAAGAATCTCGAGCTTGGAACCGTGCTTGTCACGGGCAATCATTCTCATTCAAAATTTGAAGAGATTGACAACCTGAAAGGTTCTGTTGAGGGGGTTGATTTGCAGAAAAATCTGGGACTTACACTCGCTGCTACCCTGAAAAATGAAGCAGGATTGGCAATTCGTTCAATGGGACCTGCACCTGCCCGTCCCGTGATAAGGGGTCTTGGTGGTGACAGAATACTTTTTGCAGAAGACGGGGTAAAAACCACGGACTTGAGTGCCACTTCACCCGATCATGCCCTTACAATTGAACCTTTCTCCATAACAAGAGCAGACATCATAAGGGGACCGAGAACAATTATTTTTTCTCCCGTCACGATCGGTGGTGTGGTGAATGTTATCAGGCATGACATTCCGGTGGAAAAGTCAGATGGATTCTCCGGCACTGCAGGGTCGTATTACGAAAGTGCCAACAACGGACTTTTGTTTGGGGGGAATGCCGAGTACGGATTCGGGAGCATGGTAGTTAAAGGGAGCATCACTTCAAGAAAGTCAGGTGACTTGAGAACACCTGCCGGAAACCTTAAAAACTCATTTTCCGATGCCACCGGAATGTCTCTGGGAGCATCATATCTTGGTGATTTTGGATATGCGGGTTACTCATACCGGAGCATGGAAATGGATTACGGCATACCCGGAGGTTTTGTTGGTGCTCATCCGAACGGGGTTCGGATATCAATTTTCAGAAATGTTTACTCGGCAAAAGCCTCCTTCAATGTAAATTCATCACTGATTCACAATGCCACCTTTCATGTGAACAGATCGTTTTACAGGCACAAGGAATATGAAAGGAACGACCTGATTGGCGCTGAATTCAGTATAACAGACTACACCGGGTTCATGAATTTTGAGCATCACCTTTTTGGGTTCAATGAGGACGGAGTGATAGGTGCCTCTGGGCAGTACCGGGACTTTGAAACCGGCGGATTTGTCTTTACTCCAAAATCACAATCGAAGAACCTTTCGTTCTATTTTTGGCAGCCTTTCAATTATAACGGGCTTAGCATTGAATTTGGAGGGAGGGTTAACTATGACATTATCTCACCGGAAAAGGCTAAAAAAGCCGACATCGGTGACATCAGGGAGAGGGATTTCGTTACATATTCGCTTGCATTGTCGGGGATTTACGGAATAACGGACGAATTGTTTGCTGGTGTTAACCTTAGCAGGTCATCCCGGGTTCCCACTATCGAAGAGTTGTTTTCCGAAGGACCACATCTGGCAGCTTATTCATATGAAACCGGCAACCCTGATCTTGCCTCTGAAGCAGGGGCGGGGATAGAACTCTTCTCCTATTATAAGCTCGATAATTTTTACACACTCGTAAATATTTATTACTACAACCTTGCTGACTTCATAATTCCAAGGAACACAGGGAGAATAAACTACCAGACATTTCTTCCCGTGTATACCACCCAGGGTGTTTCTGCTAAAATCTCAGGTGTGGAGTTTCAGTCTGAATTAAAATATTCCCCTTCCTTTACTTTTTTAGTGAAAGCAAGTTTTACCCGGGGAGAGATGGCTGATGGCGGGAAACTGCCACAGATTCCCCCCGCAAAACTTTACCTTGAGGCGAGTTATAAAATGTTTGAAGCCACAACGCTTGAGCTCTCTGCTGAAATTGCTGCTGCACAGGAGGAGACAGATACATTTGAGACACCAACTGCCGGTTACATCTCTGTAAACACCAACTTCCACAGGTCATTTTCCATTGGAAGATTTACCGGACTTTTATCTATCGGCATCGATAATATTTTCGATGCGGAGTACAGAAATCACCTTTCGAGGGTAAAAAGTATAATGCCTGAGACCGGGAGGAATTTAAGGACAACCTTGAAATACTATTTTTTCTAA
- a CDS encoding rhodanese-like domain-containing protein, translated as MLVVKNLSPSEFLDGYKNDPDAVLIDVRTPEENSEKRIPNSLNIDIYSPSFQQEILELDREKSYYLYCRSGSRSFHAGLFMGQNGFTKVYNLDSGILGWRFETEKG; from the coding sequence ATGTTAGTAGTAAAAAATCTTTCTCCGTCCGAATTTCTGGACGGTTACAAAAACGATCCTGATGCAGTATTGATTGATGTCAGGACCCCGGAAGAAAACAGTGAAAAGAGAATCCCGAATTCCTTAAATATTGATATCTATTCTCCCTCATTTCAGCAGGAGATTCTTGAACTCGACAGGGAAAAGAGCTATTACCTCTACTGCAGAAGTGGCAGCCGAAGTTTTCATGCAGGTCTGTTCATGGGTCAAAACGGATTTACTAAAGTCTATAACCTTGACAGTGGTATCTTAGGCTGGCGTTTTGAAACAGAAAAAGGATAA
- a CDS encoding TRAP transporter substrate-binding protein — MSKRRDFIKKAALVGTAAAFPAFFSSCMRKNNKADGFSGKSIKWKMATTWPPNFPVYGEMMTLFSQLVDQMSGGRLKIKVYGGGELVPAMESFDAVKQGNVEMVHSASYYWAGKEPSAIFFTGLPYGMNAPQFSAWLHFGGGMQLWEELYAKHGIIPMPGGNTSGQMGGWFRKEIKSVDDFNGLKMRIPGIGGKVMAKMGASALLFPGGELYTNLERGVLDALEWVGPFHDYKMGFQRIAKYYYYPGWQEPAGATEFMINKKAFDSLADDLKAILKGAAGYIDTMITAEMVAKNAESLQLIKNDPEVKLVQFPDEVLQKLKEKTAEVISEMTEAEPASKKIYESYRKYQNLTSTLYELTERNYKV, encoded by the coding sequence ATGAGCAAAAGAAGAGATTTCATTAAGAAGGCGGCACTTGTCGGTACTGCCGCTGCATTTCCTGCCTTTTTCTCCTCCTGTATGAGAAAAAACAACAAAGCCGACGGTTTTTCCGGAAAAAGTATCAAGTGGAAAATGGCTACCACATGGCCCCCCAATTTCCCCGTTTACGGTGAGATGATGACGCTCTTTTCACAGCTTGTCGATCAGATGTCAGGGGGAAGGCTCAAGATTAAGGTGTACGGTGGTGGTGAGCTCGTTCCTGCAATGGAGAGTTTTGATGCTGTGAAGCAGGGAAATGTGGAGATGGTTCACAGTGCCTCCTACTACTGGGCAGGGAAAGAGCCCTCGGCAATTTTCTTTACAGGACTGCCATACGGAATGAATGCTCCGCAGTTTTCTGCATGGCTCCATTTTGGTGGTGGCATGCAACTTTGGGAAGAATTGTATGCGAAGCACGGGATCATCCCGATGCCCGGAGGTAACACGAGCGGTCAGATGGGTGGCTGGTTCCGGAAAGAGATAAAAAGTGTTGATGATTTTAACGGCCTAAAGATGAGGATACCGGGAATTGGTGGTAAGGTAATGGCGAAGATGGGAGCAAGTGCACTGCTGTTCCCGGGAGGAGAGCTTTACACAAATCTTGAAAGGGGAGTACTCGACGCACTCGAATGGGTGGGTCCTTTTCACGATTATAAAATGGGATTTCAGAGAATTGCGAAATACTACTATTATCCCGGATGGCAGGAGCCCGCGGGAGCAACCGAATTTATGATAAACAAAAAGGCATTCGATTCCCTCGCTGATGATCTGAAGGCGATTTTGAAGGGTGCAGCAGGGTATATAGATACCATGATCACGGCTGAAATGGTTGCCAAAAATGCAGAAAGTCTTCAGCTTATCAAAAATGATCCCGAAGTGAAACTGGTACAATTCCCGGATGAAGTATTACAGAAACTGAAAGAGAAGACAGCAGAAGTGATTTCTGAAATGACAGAGGCAGAACCTGCAAGTAAAAAAATCTATGAATCTTATCGGAAATATCAGAATCTAACCTCTACACTTTATGAGTTGACCGAAAGGAACTATAAAGTATAA
- a CDS encoding PP2C family protein-serine/threonine phosphatase, protein MLEPKYFYRKLDALLAGIGKEKTGQDFLVNIVTRLQTVFGNDLQIGNGRIYEEVTGNFELIYPDGLDENSYAHKVAVDLSEVALVLKTRLYIFDDPATITIFKPADQEGYSVPAVVVVNSPERKYIFVFELRSGWVREEIEFCLNAVRRAVNYRLFSEAVIGEMEQAARIQQSLLASVPPAIPGWEIAARSKPAELVGGDLYDYFRFDANEFGICFGDASGHGLPAALMVRDVVTGLRMGVEKHMKMVYTLKKLNEVIYRGSYSTSFISLFFAEFENNGNLFYANGGHPSPLIFKKDGIEELHPTGLIFGAFPDISIKRSFAHMDEGDILLLYSDGIIERQNANEEFFTIKEVIKLVKKHAGKPAAEIIEIIFDEADKFGGGVKWDDDATLMIIKKTKTA, encoded by the coding sequence ATGTTAGAACCAAAATACTTTTACAGAAAATTAGACGCACTGCTTGCCGGCATTGGAAAAGAAAAGACCGGTCAGGATTTTTTAGTGAACATAGTAACCAGACTTCAGACGGTTTTTGGAAATGATTTACAAATAGGGAACGGGCGGATTTACGAAGAGGTTACGGGGAACTTCGAATTGATTTATCCCGACGGTCTTGATGAGAACAGTTATGCTCACAAAGTGGCTGTGGATCTTTCCGAAGTGGCACTGGTTTTGAAGACCAGACTCTATATTTTTGATGATCCCGCGACCATTACGATATTTAAACCGGCAGACCAGGAGGGATATTCTGTTCCCGCGGTGGTGGTTGTAAACAGTCCCGAACGGAAATATATTTTTGTTTTCGAACTTCGCAGCGGGTGGGTAAGGGAAGAGATAGAATTTTGTCTAAACGCTGTAAGGAGGGCAGTCAATTACCGACTCTTTTCAGAGGCTGTAATCGGTGAGATGGAGCAGGCAGCGAGGATTCAGCAATCGCTTCTGGCATCGGTGCCTCCTGCAATTCCGGGATGGGAGATTGCAGCAAGATCTAAACCGGCAGAACTTGTGGGGGGTGACCTTTATGATTATTTCAGATTTGATGCCAATGAATTTGGTATTTGTTTCGGGGATGCGAGCGGACACGGACTTCCCGCTGCTTTGATGGTAAGGGATGTGGTGACGGGATTGCGAATGGGTGTGGAGAAACACATGAAGATGGTTTACACATTAAAAAAATTGAATGAAGTTATCTACAGAGGGTCATACTCAACAAGTTTCATTTCCCTCTTCTTTGCCGAGTTCGAAAACAACGGAAATCTTTTTTATGCAAACGGGGGACATCCCTCGCCGTTGATATTTAAGAAAGATGGAATTGAAGAACTCCATCCAACAGGGTTGATTTTCGGAGCATTTCCTGATATAAGTATAAAACGCTCATTTGCACACATGGATGAGGGAGATATCCTCCTTCTTTACAGTGACGGGATCATTGAACGACAGAATGCGAATGAGGAATTTTTTACTATTAAGGAAGTTATAAAACTTGTGAAGAAGCACGCCGGGAAACCTGCTGCAGAAATTATTGAGATAATATTCGACGAAGCCGATAAATTTGGTGGCGGGGTGAAGTGGGACGATGATGCAACTTTGATGATCATTAAAAAAACAAAAACTGCATAA
- a CDS encoding ABC transporter permease: MARESTFEQLRKFFDIIGALSLFTHRFFMNVLKPPYEFAEIAKHMYELGVKTFPIVSVTGVIIGVVLTLQSLPIMIKFGAEAFLPYMVTLSVIRELGPVLTALIFAGRVSSGIGAELGSMRVTEQIDAMEVSAIDPFRFLVVTRVIATTLILPILTVYVDFLAIGGGFFASFISMNTTYDLYMSQVIEVVKFGDIIPGIGKTVVFGFIVGITGSFLGYTADKGTEGVGKASTTSVVYSSLLILVFDMILVQIALWLWPVN, encoded by the coding sequence TTGGCACGCGAATCCACATTCGAACAACTACGGAAATTTTTCGACATTATTGGAGCTCTGTCCCTTTTTACACACAGATTCTTCATGAATGTCCTTAAACCACCTTATGAATTCGCCGAAATTGCCAAGCATATGTACGAACTCGGAGTGAAGACATTCCCGATAGTAAGCGTGACGGGTGTAATCATCGGCGTGGTGCTGACTTTGCAGTCTCTCCCGATTATGATTAAATTCGGAGCCGAGGCTTTTCTGCCCTACATGGTAACCCTTTCTGTCATCAGAGAATTGGGACCGGTGCTTACCGCTTTGATTTTTGCAGGGAGGGTTTCAAGTGGAATTGGTGCCGAGCTCGGGTCAATGAGAGTAACAGAACAGATTGATGCCATGGAAGTCTCCGCCATCGATCCCTTCCGTTTTCTTGTCGTAACCAGAGTGATTGCTACAACACTTATCCTACCAATACTTACTGTTTATGTCGATTTTCTGGCAATTGGAGGCGGTTTTTTTGCTTCCTTTATTTCGATGAATACAACTTATGACCTGTACATGTCACAGGTAATCGAAGTTGTAAAGTTTGGTGACATTATTCCCGGCATCGGGAAGACTGTTGTTTTCGGTTTCATCGTTGGCATTACAGGCTCATTCCTTGGATATACTGCCGATAAAGGGACGGAAGGGGTAGGCAAGGCATCGACAACCTCGGTGGTTTATTCGTCGTTGCTGATACTTGTTTTTGATATGATTCTCGTTCAAATAGCGTTGTGGTTATGGCCCGTAAATTAG
- a CDS encoding ATP-binding cassette domain-containing protein → MARKLVEIHDLHKSFGEQTVLGGVSLDVTETQNLVIFGKSGTGKSVLLKCMVGLLIPDSGKITINGIDVLNIPLKQMNELRKNIGFLFQSAALYDSMSVRENLAFPLIRNFNFTQKEVTYKVERALDMVSLSYAIDKMPSELSGGMRKRVGLARSIITEPMLMLYDEPTTGLDPITTKEISKLIRDLQKELKMTSIAVTHDLICAQIIADRAIVLNDGIILFEGDLATLTTLEDPFLKNFFSPEYLEENYG, encoded by the coding sequence ATGGCCCGTAAATTAGTGGAAATTCACGACCTCCATAAAAGTTTTGGGGAACAAACTGTGCTCGGTGGCGTCTCTTTGGATGTAACAGAGACCCAAAATCTTGTTATATTTGGTAAATCAGGCACCGGAAAAAGTGTATTGCTCAAATGCATGGTTGGTTTGTTAATCCCCGACAGCGGAAAAATTACGATCAACGGAATCGATGTGCTCAATATCCCGTTGAAGCAGATGAATGAACTAAGGAAAAATATCGGTTTTCTCTTTCAAAGTGCAGCTCTGTATGATTCAATGTCTGTAAGGGAAAATCTGGCTTTCCCGCTTATAAGAAATTTTAATTTCACGCAAAAGGAAGTAACTTACAAAGTCGAACGGGCATTGGATATGGTGTCGCTTTCCTATGCAATCGATAAAATGCCCAGCGAACTTTCCGGAGGAATGAGAAAAAGAGTGGGGCTCGCACGCTCCATAATTACCGAACCGATGCTCATGCTTTATGATGAACCAACTACAGGTCTCGACCCCATTACAACAAAGGAAATCAGTAAACTGATCCGCGATCTCCAAAAGGAACTCAAAATGACCTCGATTGCCGTTACTCACGACTTGATATGCGCCCAGATCATCGCTGATCGCGCAATCGTGCTAAACGATGGTATCATATTGTTTGAAGGAGATCTGGCGACACTGACCACGCTCGAAGATCCCTTCCTGAAAAACTTTTTTAGCCCCGAATATTTAGAGGAAAATTATGGCTGA
- a CDS encoding MlaD family protein codes for MAEPHKFLRLGIFVSIGMILLLIGIFYVGSKQSLFTPTFKVKAYFTNIEGLRKGAPVRMSGINVGAVADIFLAPDTSGKVLVILDLEKDVQRFIRTNTQAFVETEGLVGNKVVNLQKGTADQPAVEDGGTIVGMNPLGLGAILSEITEILGSTKSMSADLAGIVAKVNSGEGTFGKLINDDRLYENTNRILLTANRGLEEAVSKYDTLASIVSELGKNINSVVKNADRVMFTMDTLMAHVDGVIKDVRAGKGIVGKLVTDGSDVDVSVKTMLSELVGITKEVRVGAGRFAENMEALKRNWLFSSYFEERGYYDKSGYEVKLEDYIEQINKKIKDLDDRIKTLKDLEKKTTSAKK; via the coding sequence ATGGCTGAGCCACATAAATTTTTACGACTCGGTATTTTTGTATCTATCGGAATGATTCTGCTCTTGATAGGAATTTTTTATGTCGGCAGTAAACAATCACTTTTTACTCCCACATTTAAGGTAAAAGCCTATTTTACCAACATTGAAGGACTCAGAAAAGGCGCACCAGTCAGGATGTCAGGCATCAATGTCGGGGCTGTGGCAGATATCTTTTTAGCACCAGACACCTCAGGGAAAGTGCTCGTGATACTCGACCTCGAAAAAGATGTTCAAAGGTTCATTCGCACAAATACACAGGCTTTTGTGGAAACAGAGGGTCTCGTCGGAAATAAGGTTGTTAATCTTCAAAAAGGAACTGCCGACCAGCCCGCCGTCGAGGATGGTGGTACTATCGTCGGAATGAATCCCCTCGGTCTCGGAGCCATTCTTAGCGAAATCACCGAAATTCTCGGTTCCACTAAATCGATGAGCGCCGATCTCGCCGGAATTGTAGCCAAAGTAAATTCAGGAGAAGGAACCTTCGGTAAACTTATTAATGACGACCGCCTCTACGAGAATACCAACAGAATCCTCCTTACTGCAAACCGCGGACTCGAGGAAGCCGTCTCAAAATATGACACACTTGCCTCAATCGTAAGTGAACTGGGTAAAAACATAAACTCTGTGGTCAAAAATGCAGACCGCGTGATGTTCACAATGGATACATTGATGGCACATGTCGACGGTGTGATCAAGGATGTTAGAGCAGGAAAAGGAATAGTCGGTAAACTCGTTACAGATGGCAGCGATGTGGATGTATCGGTAAAAACCATGCTTTCTGAGCTCGTTGGTATCACAAAAGAAGTAAGAGTGGGTGCAGGAAGATTCGCCGAAAACATGGAAGCCCTCAAACGCAACTGGTTATTCTCATCATACTTCGAAGAGAGAGGCTACTACGACAAATCAGGCTACGAAGTAAAACTCGAAGACTACATCGAGCAGATAAACAAAAAAATCAAAGATCTCGACGACAGAATCAAAACCCTCAAAGACCTGGAAAAGAAAACCACTTCAGCAAAGAAATAA